From a region of the Panicum virgatum strain AP13 chromosome 2K, P.virgatum_v5, whole genome shotgun sequence genome:
- the LOC120673387 gene encoding long chain acyl-CoA synthetase 8-like, with product MGEVTENNNSDMSVLQRIATSSVPLLKDYGLNGVVGAVLLAVVIPLLLTSMFGKKTKKRAVQADVGGEAGLAMRNSRFSSLVQVPWEGATTMAALFEMASKKYSQRRCLGTRKLINREFVEPADGRKFEKLHLGEYQWDTYAEAFNRACNFASGLIKMGHKLDSHAAIFSDTRAEWIIAAQGCFRQNLTVVTIYASLGEDALVHSLNETQVSTLICDSKQLKKLPAISSKLQSLRHIIYIEDEPVDAETLNQMNLWTTLSFTEVEELGRTSHIDARLPSSSDTAVIMYTSGSTGLPKGVMITHGNMVATTAAVMTIVPNLGMDDVYLAYLPLAHVFELAAETVMLASGTSIGYGSALTMTDTSNKIKKGTKGDVSVLKPTLMISVPAILDRIRDAVFKKVGEKGGLTKKLFDFAYNRNLAAIEGSWFGSWAPERMIWDNIIFKPIRAMLGGRVRFVLCGGAPLSSDTQRFMNICLGVPVGQGYGLTETCAGAAFSEWDDTSVGRVGPPLPCCYVKLVSWEEGGYTISDSPMPRGEVVVGGYSITKGYYNNDAKTNEVYKVDEKSMRWFYTGDIGQFHPDGCLEIIDRKKDIVKLQHGEYVSLGKVESALTTSNYVDSIMVYADPFHNYCVALVVPSHQALEKWAQDSGINYKDFEELCQNDQAIKEVQQSLSKAAKAARLEKFEIPAKILLLPEPWTPESGLVTAALKLKREQIKTKFKDDLNKLHH from the exons ATGGGAGAAGTTACTGAAAATAATAATTCAGACATGTCTGTTCTACAAAGAATTGCTACGAGCAGCGTGCCACTGTTGAAAGACTATGGTCTGAATGGAGTTGTTGGTGCTGTGCTTCTGGCTGTAGTTATTCCTTTATTGCTTACCTCAATGTTTGGCAAAAAGACAAAGAAAAGGGCAGTGCAAGCTGATGTGGGTGGAGAGGCAGGACTTGCCATGCGAAACAGTAGATTTTCATCCTTAGTTCAAGTCCCATGGGAGGGTGCCACCACAATGGCAGCTCTATTCGAGATGGCCAGCAAAAAGTACTCTCAACGGAGGTGTCTTGGCACAAGAAAGCTAATTAATAGGGAATTTGTGGAGCCTGCTGATGGTAGGAAGTTTGAGAAATTGCATCTTGGAGAATATCAATGGGATACCTATGCAGAAGCTTTTAATCGTGCATGTAATTTTGCTTCTGGACTTATCAAGATGGGCCACAAACTAGATAGTCATGCAGCAATATTTTCTGATACAAGAGCTGAGTGGATCATTGCTGCCCAG ggATGCTTCCGACAAAATTTGACGGTTGTAACAATATATGCTTCTCTTGGTGAGGATGCATTGGTGCATTCACTGAATGAG ACACAAGTTTCAACTCTGATATGTGATTCGAAGCAACTTAAGAAGCTACCTGCAATCAGCTCTAAATTGCAAAGTCTTAGACATATTATCTATATTGAGGATGAACCTGTTGATGCGGAGACACTGAATCAAATGAATCTTTGGACAACATTGTCTTTCACTGAAGTAGAGGAGCTGGGCAGAACATCACACATTGATGCTAGGTTACCTTCAAGCTCTGATACTGCAGTTATCATGTATACAAGTGGAAGTACTGGTCTTCCCAAG GGTGTAATGATCACGCATGGCAACATGGTGGCCACAACTGCAGCAGTCATGACAATCGTCCCAAACCTTGGCATGGACGATGTTTATTTGGCTTACCTTCCATTGGCTCATGTCTTTGAGCTAGCAGCAGAG ACTGTCATGTTGGCTTCTGGTACTTCTATTGGATATGGTTCAGCTCTGACTATGACTGATACATCGAACAAGATTAAGAAGGGGACAAAGGGAGATGTTTCTGTACTGAAACCTACTCTTATGATCTCAGTTCCTGCAATTTTGGATCGTATCAGAGATGCGGTGTTTAAGAAG GTTGGTGAGAAGGGTGGCCTGACAAAAAAACTTTTTGATTTTGCATATAATCGAAATCTAGCAGCAATTGAGGGGAGTTGGTTTGGATCTTGGGCACCAGAGAGGATGATATGGGATAACATTATTTTTAAACCAATTCGGGCAATGCTTGGAGGACGTGTAAGATTTGTTCTTTGTGGTGGTGCACCTCTATCAAGTGACACACAGCGATTTATGAATATATGTCTAGG TGTCCCAGTAGGTCAAGGATATGGTTTGACTGAAACTTGTGCCGGAGCAGCTTTCTCTGAATGGGATGACACAAGTGTGGGTCGTGTTGGTCCACCACTTCCTTGCTGCTATGTCAAG CTTGTGTCATGGGAAGAAGGTGGTTATACGATTTCTGATTCTCCGATGCCGAGAGGAGAGGTCGTGGTTGGTGGTTACAGTATAACGAAAGGTTATTACAACAATGATGCAAAGACGAATGAAGTATACAAG GTTGATGAGAAGAGCATGCGCTGGTTCTACACTGGTGATATTGGTCAGTTCCATCCTGATGGGTGCCTTGAGATAATTGACAGGAAAAAGGATATAGTAAAACTTCAGCATGGAGAATATGTGTCTCTTGgcaag GTTGAATCGGCTCTAACAACTAGCAATTATGTGGATAGCATCATGGTTTATGCCGATCCATTTCATAATTATTGTGTTGCCCTGGTTGTTCCGTCACACCAGGCTCTGGAGAAGTGGGCACAAGATTCAGGGATAAATTACAAAGACTTTGAAGAGCTTTGCCAAAATGATCAAGCAATTAAGGAGGTTCAGCAATCCttatcaaag GCAGCAAAAGCAGCTAGGCTTGAGAAATTCGAGATACCAGCAAAGATTTTGTTGCTACCCGAACCATGGACTCCAGAGTCTGGGCTAGTGACAGCAGCACTTAAACTGAAGAGGGAACAGATAAAGACCAAATTCAAGGATGATTTGAACAAGCTCCATCACTGA